ACCACGGCCGCCTTCATCAAGAACCCGGACTGGCAGTTCCCGGCCGAAGGTTCGAAGGGCGCGATCGTGCAGGCTTGCGGCGCGAACAATGTCGATTTCGTCGACGCCGGCCAGATCGCCACCGCGCTGATGGGCGACGCCATCGCCACCAATATGTTCATGCTCGGCTACGCCTTCCAGAAGGGCCAGGTGCCGCTGCAGGAAGCCTCGATCATGAAGGCGATCGAGCTGAACGGAGTGTCAATCCCGTTCAACAAGGCCGCCTTCAACTGGGGCCGCAGCGCCGCGCACGACCTCGCGTCGGTCACGAAACTGACGACCCCGGCCAAGGTGATCGAGTTCAAGCGCAGCCAGTCGCTCGACGACCTGGTCAAGCGCCGCGTCGAACTGCTGACCGCTTATCAGAACGCCGCGTATGCCGCCCAGTACAAGAGCTTCGTGGACCAGGTCCGCGCCGCGGAAGAAAAACTCGGCAAGGGCACCCGCCTGGCGGAAGCCGTGGCGCGCTACCTGCACAAGCTGATGGCCTACAAGGACGAGTACGAAGTCGCGCGCCTGTACACCGACCCGGCCTTCATGCAGAAGATCGAAGGCATGTTCGAAGGCGATGTCACGCTCAAGTTCCACCTGGCGCCGCCGCTGCTGGCGAAGAAGGACCGGGACGGCCACCTGATCAAGCAGGAATTCGGCCCGTGGATGATGAAGGCCTTCGGCATGCTGGCGAAACTGAAGGGCCTGCGCGGCACCGCCTTCGACGTCTTCGGCTACACCGACGAGCGCAAGATGGAGCGCGCCTTGATCGGCGAATACCGCCGTACGGTCGAGGCCCTGCTGCCGAAGCTGGACAGCGGGAACCTGGCCCAGGCCGTGGCGATCGCCAGCATCCCGGAAGACATCCGCGGCTTCGGCCACGTCAAGGAACGCAACCTGGCGGCGGCCAAGCGCAAGGAGGCGGAGCTGGTGGCGGCGTTTCATGCGGGCAGTGTGGGCGCACGCGCCGCATAAGCCGTCGTTCCTGCCTGCGCGGGGACGACGTGTACATGGCGTCGGTGCTACAGTGAAGCATGAACACCGTGTCCGACACATGCCGTGAACTGCTGGCGCAATCGCGCCACTACGCGCCGCTGTACGGTAACCGGCTGGCCAACCACCTGCCGATGGCGGTGGTGGCGCTCGACCGGCTCGGCGCCGATGCCGGCATCCTGCGCCGCTTCGCCGCCGGCTATGCCCGCAAGCTGCTGCCCGGCGCGGCGTCGGGCAGCGCGCTCGATCCGCACGACTACCTGGGCAGCAGTGGCGACTATCCCCGCTTCGTGAATTTCTTCCAGGATCGCATCCGCGAGGCGGGCTTTGATGCCGTGCTGCATGACTGGGTGCCGGTCCTGATGCCGGGCCTGGCGGCATCCGCCTTCCATGCCCTGATCCGCCTGGCCTATGCGATCGAGGGCGGGATCGAGGACGAGATCGCGTGCGCACTGGCCTACTGGGCCGGCGAATATGCGAGCCTGCCGCTGTCGCTGGAACCGTCCGACGGCACCCTGGAGCAGATCGCCGGGCGCCTGCACGACAGGGTGGCGGAGCATGTGTTCAAACCCGGCATCATCATCGACCGGATGCTCGAGATCGCCTGGGACCCGGCGCTGGCGGGCGCGGTGCTGCAGCCGGCCGCGCCGCCGCCGCTGTGCGAGATCGCCCGCTTCGCCCTGCAGGCATACGCGCGGCGCGAAGACTTCACCCTGCTGCACATCGTCACCGGCTGCCACGCCTTTCGCATCGTGCAGCCGTATGCCGGCGACAAGCCGCTGGCGCGGCGCTACCTGTGGCAGGCGGCGCTGGCGGCCTGGCTGACGGTCGTGATCGGCCGGGGCGACCCGGCGCAGGCCGCTGAGCAGGCCGGCGCCGGCGAAGGCGAGATCATGGCGCGCGCCATCCTGTCCAGCGACGACCACGTCATCAAACTCTGCTATTCCGCACTGTGCGAGTACCGGGAATACGGCGACCCGGCCTATTTGCTTGTGGCCGCGCGCAAGCTGGCGCTTGATGTGTAGTTGAGGTTTGGCGCACACCGCTGTCGCATCCTCCCAACTGTTACAGTTGTTTGCAATCGGGAAGACGGGCGCGTCTATAATCAGGCGCATGAGCTCGCGATATGTCCCTTCCGGCCGCCTGGCCGTTCTGTCCCAGATTGCCGCGTCTGCCTGTGCGGCTCTGGTCCTGCTGGCCGGCTGCGGCGGCGGTGGCGGCGGCGGTTCGTCCGCCAGCGCCGGTACGCCGGTCGGCGACAGCCCGACGCCGGTCACGCCCGCCGACCCGGGCACGCCGACTACCCCGACCACGCCAGGCGCCCCCGCGGATCCGATCCCGACCGACTTCATGAGCTACGCGAACCTGTGCGCCGCGCCGCGCACGGGCGTGGACGCCCAGGGCTACGGCTTCCCGGACCGCCAGGGCACGCTGCAGGACGAAATGAAGTTCCTGCGCGGCTGGGCCGACCGCTATTACCTGTGGTACGACGAGATCCCGACCACGGTGCGGATGGCCGACTACACGAACACGCTGGATTATTTCGCGGCGCTCAAGACGCCCGCGCTGACGGCCGCCGGCAAGCCGAAGGACCGTTTCCACTTTACCTATACGACGGCCGAGTGGGACGCGCTGAGCCGGGCCGGCGAGGAAGTCGGTTATGGCCTGACCTGGTCGCGCAATTCCGCCACCGCGCCGCGCACCTGGCTGGTTTCCATTGTCGAGCCCGGCTCGCCGGCGGCGAAGGCCGGCCTGCAGCGCGGCGACATGCTGACTGCGGTCGACGGCCTCGACTTCGTCAACACCACCGGCAGCGCCGGCGTCGACGCGCTGAATGCCGGCCTGTTCCCGGACAATGCGGGTGAAACGCACCGCCTGACGATCCAGCGCGCCGGCAGCAAATTCGATGTGACGCTGGTCTCGCAAGTGGTCGCCAGCGATTCCGTGAAGAACACCAAGGTGATCGACACCCCGACCGGCAAGGTCGGCTATCTCACCTTCGACGACCACAATGCGGTGGCCGAGAAACAGCTGATCGACGCCTTCAACCTGTTCAAGAGCCAGGGCGTGAGCGACCTGGTGCTGGACATGCGCTACAACGGCGGCGGCCTGCTGTACATCGCCAGCGAACTGGCCTACATG
This window of the Massilia sp. WG5 genome carries:
- a CDS encoding questin oxidase family protein; this translates as MSDTCRELLAQSRHYAPLYGNRLANHLPMAVVALDRLGADAGILRRFAAGYARKLLPGAASGSALDPHDYLGSSGDYPRFVNFFQDRIREAGFDAVLHDWVPVLMPGLAASAFHALIRLAYAIEGGIEDEIACALAYWAGEYASLPLSLEPSDGTLEQIAGRLHDRVAEHVFKPGIIIDRMLEIAWDPALAGAVLQPAAPPPLCEIARFALQAYARREDFTLLHIVTGCHAFRIVQPYAGDKPLARRYLWQAALAAWLTVVIGRGDPAQAAEQAGAGEGEIMARAILSSDDHVIKLCYSALCEYREYGDPAYLLVAARKLALDV
- a CDS encoding S41 family peptidase, translating into MSSRYVPSGRLAVLSQIAASACAALVLLAGCGGGGGGGSSASAGTPVGDSPTPVTPADPGTPTTPTTPGAPADPIPTDFMSYANLCAAPRTGVDAQGYGFPDRQGTLQDEMKFLRGWADRYYLWYDEIPTTVRMADYTNTLDYFAALKTPALTAAGKPKDRFHFTYTTAEWDALSRAGEEVGYGLTWSRNSATAPRTWLVSIVEPGSPAAKAGLQRGDMLTAVDGLDFVNTTGSAGVDALNAGLFPDNAGETHRLTIQRAGSKFDVTLVSQVVASDSVKNTKVIDTPTGKVGYLTFDDHNAVAEKQLIDAFNLFKSQGVSDLVLDMRYNGGGLLYIASELAYMVAGPSSAGETFERPVYNNKTAPDAPIPFRNTAYGFTSPNPVPAGMALPYLGLKRVTVLTTAGTCSASEAVINGLRGVDVEVDIIGGQTCGKPYGFTPVDNCGTTYFSIEFQGVNAKGFGDFADGFAPTCTVADDLNHALGDPAENVLAAALTYRATNACPASGTARASAAQMQLVRPQIKEISIYPPRQR